One region of Paenibacillus polymyxa M1 genomic DNA includes:
- a CDS encoding MFS transporter gives MMSGRSAFKLSTLMLFTVLFCTEFVRSAFLFSFLPNFAVNESGQTVALVGLAVSLHYTADTLIKCVAGYLLDRFSLRWLLPATFVLMLSGLAAVFVSPYAWGLVAGSVMLGMGASPIWLICLEKIRLTERAAQIGAIYTVWLACIGLGPITINLTFDYGFVPAFRLMAALLAVGCIASFGINRTTPLHLQNVSFAEQATRLRRRLVQLKWLLPGMVLQMTAAGLLLPILPGFAADHLGLSQPQYSIMLIFGGAGAMLFLVPMGKLADRWGHKQMLFAGFVSLTVILALLIVSMPPPALTMLFAFMLGLSYSAVLPAWNAVLSYLVPEDQKGTGWGVLSGIEGLGIMIGPVIGGWIASQYTNEAAISISAALLAVLALFYLILPQNKLVSARGTLQHKRENAHGPDRVS, from the coding sequence ATGATGAGCGGGAGGAGCGCGTTCAAGCTTTCTACTCTGATGCTGTTCACGGTGCTTTTTTGCACAGAGTTTGTCCGAAGCGCTTTCTTGTTCTCGTTCCTGCCGAACTTTGCCGTCAACGAATCGGGGCAAACCGTTGCTTTGGTCGGTCTTGCCGTCTCGCTTCATTATACAGCCGATACGCTGATTAAATGTGTGGCTGGATATTTGCTGGACAGGTTTTCGCTGCGCTGGCTGCTGCCCGCCACTTTCGTCCTGATGCTGTCCGGACTAGCCGCTGTGTTCGTTAGTCCATATGCCTGGGGGCTCGTTGCCGGTTCCGTGATGCTTGGGATGGGGGCGTCGCCTATATGGCTCATTTGTCTGGAGAAAATCCGGCTGACGGAGCGGGCAGCCCAGATTGGGGCGATATACACCGTGTGGCTGGCCTGCATCGGTCTGGGGCCGATCACAATCAATCTCACCTTCGATTATGGCTTCGTACCTGCCTTCCGGCTGATGGCTGCGCTGCTCGCCGTCGGCTGCATTGCATCGTTCGGGATTAACAGAACAACCCCCTTGCACCTCCAGAACGTCAGCTTTGCCGAACAAGCGACAAGACTGCGAAGAAGACTCGTTCAGCTGAAATGGCTACTGCCAGGCATGGTTCTGCAGATGACCGCCGCGGGACTGCTGCTGCCGATACTGCCCGGTTTTGCCGCTGACCATCTCGGTCTGAGCCAGCCGCAATATTCGATAATGCTCATATTCGGCGGGGCCGGTGCGATGCTGTTTCTGGTCCCGATGGGGAAGCTGGCCGATCGATGGGGGCACAAGCAAATGCTGTTCGCCGGTTTCGTATCGCTTACGGTCATATTGGCTCTGTTAATCGTATCCATGCCGCCGCCTGCATTAACGATGCTGTTTGCCTTTATGCTGGGATTGTCTTACTCAGCCGTGCTTCCGGCCTGGAATGCGGTGCTGTCGTACCTTGTTCCGGAGGATCAGAAGGGGACCGGGTGGGGAGTACTCTCAGGGATTGAAGGGCTCGGTATTATGATTGGTCCGGTCATCGGGGGATGGATAGCCAGCCAGTATACGAATGAAGCTGCCATTAGCATCAGCGCTGCTTTACTGGCTGTTCTTGCACTTTTTTATTTAATTTTGCCGCAAAACAAGCTTGTCTCGGCTCGCGGGACATTGCAGCACAAGAGGGAGAATGCTCATGGACCTGATCGGGTTAGTTGA
- a CDS encoding MGDG synthase family glycosyltransferase: MRQEPQILILTADYGEGHHQVSKVLQQSLIRNGYSEVAVVDLFREAYPVLNKIIRFLYRQSPHAASLGIPYYGWIYHLTNRLPMKGKIAAWMNSLGGDRLKKIILHYQPEVIIYTFPFGSLPSSEALSAIRPRTAVVITDFDVHRRWLFAKPDHYFVPASDVKEAMIRQGVPESRITVTGIPVRESFYDAAMIGSSSVKEADEHVILLMANVCGTLQSLSRLIGKLLLLSGVRIQVICGRQKRWRRRLTESWADDARVDVFGFTYQLHVLMSSACCVITKAGGVTLSETIQAGVPIFILNPFLGQEKENALYLQRKGAAAVAFTIHDLVLQIQAMISSEPIKQSMMNGLLAARQKTSADHIVRHLFPEASPLRRGGI, from the coding sequence GTGAGACAGGAACCACAAATTTTAATTTTAACGGCCGATTACGGAGAAGGTCATCATCAGGTGTCCAAGGTGTTGCAGCAAAGCTTAATTCGCAATGGTTATAGCGAGGTGGCGGTTGTCGACTTGTTCCGGGAAGCTTATCCTGTGCTGAACAAAATAATCCGCTTTCTATACCGGCAAAGCCCGCATGCAGCCAGTTTAGGCATTCCCTATTACGGATGGATCTACCATCTGACCAACCGGCTTCCCATGAAGGGAAAGATTGCGGCCTGGATGAACAGTCTTGGCGGCGACAGGCTCAAGAAAATCATCCTCCATTACCAGCCGGAGGTCATCATATATACATTCCCGTTCGGCAGCTTGCCAAGCAGCGAAGCATTATCTGCGATCCGTCCCCGGACTGCTGTTGTTATAACGGACTTTGACGTTCACCGAAGATGGCTGTTCGCCAAGCCGGATCACTATTTTGTCCCTGCCAGCGACGTGAAAGAGGCCATGATCAGGCAGGGCGTCCCCGAGAGTCGTATTACCGTGACCGGAATTCCGGTCAGGGAATCATTTTATGATGCGGCAATGATCGGTTCCAGCTCCGTTAAAGAGGCAGATGAGCATGTGATTCTGCTTATGGCCAACGTCTGCGGCACATTGCAATCGCTATCGAGGCTCATCGGGAAGCTGCTACTCTTGTCAGGCGTCCGCATTCAAGTGATTTGCGGCCGGCAGAAAAGATGGAGACGGAGACTTACGGAGAGCTGGGCGGATGATGCAAGAGTGGATGTATTCGGCTTCACCTATCAATTGCATGTTTTGATGAGCAGTGCCTGCTGCGTCATCACGAAAGCGGGAGGCGTTACACTATCCGAGACGATTCAGGCCGGGGTTCCGATTTTCATCCTAAATCCGTTTCTGGGGCAGGAGAAGGAGAATGCCTTGTATTTGCAGCGCAAAGGAGCGGCAGCCGTGGCCTTTACGATTCATGATCTGGTGTTGCAGATACAAGCGATGATCTCCTCTGAGCCGATCAAGCAGTCAATGATGAACGGGCTGCTCGCAGCAAGGCAGAAAACGTCTGCGGACCATATTGTTCGGCATTTGTTTCCTGAGGCAAGCCCCTTAAGAAGGGGTGGAATATGA
- a CDS encoding polysaccharide deacetylase family protein, with protein MLVKYLLIGLIGFISLYMLIPSFLPRIVRLGAFRKGTTKNQVAFTFDDGPHPRYTPELLDLLQDYQVKATFFVLGSQAELHPDLIRRMDREGHQIGIHNYAHTSNWLMLPWTVRRDHMKRTADIIESIIGKRPNHYRPPWGLMNAFDFFHPKSYRIVLWSLKAGDWRSRSCRKKLKATLLNGITDGSVILLHDSGDTPGADRHAPYFMLQALEEVLHQLQGRNLQFVRLDEMA; from the coding sequence TTGCTTGTTAAATATTTGTTGATTGGGCTCATAGGCTTCATCAGTCTGTATATGCTAATTCCCAGTTTTCTGCCAAGAATAGTCAGATTGGGAGCCTTTCGTAAGGGAACGACCAAGAACCAGGTAGCGTTCACATTCGACGATGGGCCGCATCCGAGGTATACACCGGAATTATTGGATTTATTGCAGGATTATCAAGTGAAGGCCACATTCTTCGTGCTTGGCTCGCAGGCGGAACTGCACCCGGATCTAATCAGAAGAATGGATCGTGAAGGTCATCAGATTGGAATCCACAATTACGCTCACACCTCCAATTGGCTGATGCTTCCCTGGACGGTGCGGCGTGATCATATGAAACGGACCGCAGATATTATTGAATCTATAATTGGAAAAAGGCCGAATCACTATCGTCCGCCATGGGGGCTCATGAACGCTTTCGATTTCTTTCATCCCAAATCGTACCGCATCGTACTCTGGTCCTTGAAGGCGGGGGATTGGCGCAGCAGGAGCTGCCGCAAGAAGCTGAAGGCAACGCTGCTGAACGGAATTACGGACGGATCTGTTATTTTACTGCATGACAGCGGAGATACGCCGGGAGCGGACCGTCACGCGCCATATTTTATGCTTCAGGCTCTGGAGGAAGTACTACATCAATTACAGGGACGCAACTTGCAATTTGTTCGTCTGGATGAAATGGCTTGA
- a CDS encoding MGDG synthase family glycosyltransferase has translation MNNIKREKLLILSGALGDGHMQAAKAILEASVLYKQGVEVVDFMQWIHPRMHVVERYCFLQWVKHFPSSYGYMYQKTRTDSTLTFFLKHFLTTSLQRLLKLLNEEQPTLIVSTFPLASAAISLLKEKGMTDLPAATVITDHSDHSYWIHPFTDLYLVGSEGVRAALQRKGVADHKIAVTGIPVRPSYSQTDNKDRLREKLALPLDAFVVLVMGGGCGIIDKSFIEQMQSDSFPPNVQFVIVCGRNVKLLNRLHEALGDRDNVMLTGFLEGIHEWMASADVLITKPGGLTTSEALALQLPMLLLEPRMGQEKDNASYLIQAGVAYLCQNDNLEDQLQRLVQQPSLLEEMRENAGLCRQQDSARHAVMQILSMQSDTQEEKWVCSLQQYA, from the coding sequence ATGAATAACATAAAACGGGAAAAGCTGCTGATTTTGTCCGGCGCGCTCGGGGATGGACATATGCAGGCGGCCAAGGCGATTTTGGAGGCATCGGTGTTGTACAAACAGGGAGTAGAGGTGGTCGACTTTATGCAATGGATCCATCCCCGCATGCATGTGGTTGAACGGTATTGCTTCCTGCAATGGGTGAAGCATTTTCCCTCCTCATACGGATATATGTATCAGAAGACCCGGACGGACAGTACACTTACTTTCTTCCTGAAGCATTTTCTCACAACCAGCCTACAGCGGCTGCTCAAACTTCTGAATGAGGAACAGCCGACGTTGATTGTCAGTACGTTCCCGCTGGCATCAGCCGCCATTTCCTTGCTTAAGGAAAAAGGGATGACGGATCTGCCTGCGGCAACAGTCATTACTGACCATTCCGATCATAGTTATTGGATACATCCGTTTACGGATCTGTATCTGGTCGGCTCCGAAGGTGTGCGTGCAGCTCTGCAGAGAAAAGGCGTTGCTGACCACAAAATTGCTGTAACGGGCATCCCTGTTCGCCCATCCTACAGTCAGACCGACAATAAAGACCGGCTGCGCGAGAAGCTGGCCTTGCCTCTTGACGCCTTTGTCGTGCTGGTGATGGGGGGCGGTTGCGGGATTATCGATAAATCCTTCATCGAGCAAATGCAATCTGACTCTTTTCCCCCTAACGTGCAATTTGTGATCGTATGCGGACGCAATGTGAAGCTGCTGAACCGTCTGCATGAAGCGTTGGGAGACAGGGATAACGTCATGCTGACAGGCTTCCTGGAGGGAATCCATGAATGGATGGCGTCCGCAGACGTATTGATTACCAAGCCGGGCGGACTGACGACCTCCGAAGCGCTGGCGCTTCAGCTTCCCATGCTGCTGCTGGAGCCACGAATGGGGCAGGAAAAGGATAATGCTAGTTATTTGATTCAAGCGGGAGTAGCGTATCTATGTCAGAATGACAATTTGGAGGATCAGCTTCAGCGGCTGGTTCAACAGCCTTCCCTATTGGAAGAAATGAGGGAGAATGCAGGGCTGTGCAGACAGCAGGATTCCGCCAGACATGCGGTCATGCAAATTCTGAGCATGCAGAGCGATACCCAGGAAGAAAAATGGGTTTGCTCCTTGCAGCAATATGCTTAA
- a CDS encoding phosphatase PAP2 family protein, with the protein MQWIRRIDQTMFFWCNHRLSSRVLDRLFGWITHLGGALFTIICAVSLAWFAEGEFSRIGLQSLIALAVSHIVAVLIKRKVRRDRPFRKLEQVKVGKFPLKDYSFPSGHTTAIFALVTPFMLASSPAIMLVLIGLALLVAISRVYWGYHYPIDCVAGGMVGFLTAVLVILFIHS; encoded by the coding sequence ATGCAGTGGATAAGGCGAATTGATCAAACGATGTTCTTCTGGTGCAACCATCGGCTGAGTAGTCGGGTCTTGGACCGATTGTTCGGATGGATTACCCATTTGGGCGGAGCTTTATTTACCATCATTTGCGCAGTATCCTTGGCATGGTTCGCCGAGGGGGAGTTCAGCAGAATCGGGCTGCAAAGCTTGATCGCACTGGCCGTTAGCCATATCGTTGCTGTTCTGATCAAGAGAAAGGTGCGCAGAGACCGGCCTTTCCGCAAGCTGGAGCAGGTAAAGGTAGGCAAATTCCCGTTGAAAGATTATTCCTTCCCATCCGGCCATACAACCGCTATTTTCGCCTTGGTTACACCTTTTATGTTGGCCTCATCGCCGGCAATTATGCTTGTCTTGATTGGTCTGGCCTTGTTGGTGGCCATATCCCGGGTTTATTGGGGCTATCACTATCCAATCGATTGTGTGGCTGGTGGGATGGTCGGATTCCTAACGGCGGTGCTGGTTATTTTGTTCATACATAGTTAA
- a CDS encoding YqaA family protein, whose amino-acid sequence MELKHSDWKPIPPKGNLFFIMLCNKGGKAFMDEIMEFLQNFGATGLFIHAMLDAIIFPIPAFFLQLSLSAMQPESALWLATVGFAGSLLGTPIGYGIGKLSGKHVLGSVMKKKWLDSASDLFARHGEAAILIGSFTPIPFKIFTILSGCMNYTLWKLLSYAAIGRAVKFYVVGFLFYIYGRAAENMVNQVLTIMLVGVGIAIAAIWFLIRKLSERRKIRGEHQSMKKKGNGGGKKDAVDKAN is encoded by the coding sequence ATGGAGTTGAAACACAGCGACTGGAAACCCATACCACCCAAAGGTAACCTATTTTTCATCATGCTCTGTAACAAAGGCGGGAAGGCATTCATGGATGAAATTATGGAATTTTTACAGAACTTCGGAGCGACGGGACTTTTTATTCACGCTATGCTCGATGCGATTATCTTCCCTATCCCGGCGTTCTTCCTGCAGCTTTCTTTAAGCGCGATGCAACCGGAGTCGGCTTTATGGCTCGCTACGGTAGGCTTTGCCGGAAGCCTGCTTGGGACACCGATCGGTTATGGGATCGGCAAGCTGTCGGGAAAGCATGTTTTAGGCAGTGTAATGAAGAAAAAATGGCTGGATTCGGCAAGCGACTTATTTGCCCGCCATGGCGAGGCCGCAATCCTGATCGGATCGTTCACTCCGATCCCGTTTAAAATATTTACGATTTTATCCGGATGCATGAATTATACGTTATGGAAGCTGCTCAGCTATGCGGCCATTGGCCGGGCGGTGAAGTTTTATGTAGTCGGTTTTCTCTTCTATATATATGGCCGCGCGGCAGAGAATATGGTGAACCAAGTTCTCACGATTATGCTGGTGGGCGTTGGTATAGCGATTGCGGCAATATGGTTCTTAATACGGAAGCTGTCTGAGCGGAGGAAGATAAGGGGGGAACATCAATCTATGAAAAAAAAAGGGAATGGAGGCGGAAAGAAGGATGCAGTGGATAAGGCGAATTGA
- a CDS encoding YkoP family protein, with translation MLLRLRKSSMQAVWMVWERGFDWISRFRGSHTSHFGICKVMIKKHRGESIVCADSTIIDRGDLVGELHLNNEKILMLIKSEDSDRAALMTARLTRKSMQQISEAFASQPEFREVKALVAITLLHRGLIHGLGFEQQPMKSDLFQRITTAYLRLLLSVMHPEGKKRIGRKTEQLIPMMLIHSRSSLRNRFMTMKRQSVSKELCLPKSRSN, from the coding sequence ATGTTGCTTCGTTTACGCAAATCTTCAATGCAGGCAGTCTGGATGGTGTGGGAAAGAGGGTTCGATTGGATTTCACGCTTTCGCGGATCGCATACATCGCACTTTGGAATTTGCAAAGTCATGATTAAGAAACACCGAGGGGAGAGCATCGTCTGTGCGGACTCCACCATCATCGATAGAGGCGATCTGGTCGGAGAACTCCATCTCAATAATGAAAAGATTCTGATGCTGATCAAATCCGAAGACTCAGACCGCGCGGCGCTCATGACGGCCCGGCTTACACGGAAATCCATGCAGCAGATCAGCGAGGCATTCGCAAGTCAGCCGGAGTTCAGAGAGGTAAAGGCGTTAGTCGCCATTACGCTGCTTCATCGTGGTTTGATACATGGTCTTGGTTTCGAACAACAGCCGATGAAGTCCGATCTGTTTCAACGAATTACAACGGCTTATCTACGATTGTTGTTATCCGTCATGCACCCTGAAGGCAAGAAGCGGATTGGCCGCAAGACCGAACAATTGATACCGATGATGCTGATTCACTCCCGCAGCTCGCTGAGGAACCGATTTATGACGATGAAGAGACAGTCCGTTTCAAAGGAGTTATGTCTACCCAAATCAAGATCCAATTAA
- the ppsA gene encoding phosphoenolpyruvate synthase produces the protein MNSLVLDFQEMDNTQLLLVGGKGLHLGALTKMEGIQVPEGFCVTTLGYQKAIEQNEIVHAFLDQLATLKVEDREQIDDISKKIRQAIMEVAIPSDVVKAVAHYLSQFGDEYAYAVRSSATAEDLPHASFAGQQDTYLNIIGKESILEHIRKCWASLFTERAVIYRMLNGFDHSQVYLSVIVQRMVFPQASGILFTADPINGNRKLLSIDASFGLGEALVSGLVSADCYQVQNGVIVSKRIETKKMAIYGRKEGGTETKQLNPDQQKTQTLTDQQILQLARIGRQIEEHFGCPQDIEWCLADDIFYIVQSRPITTLYPIPEANDQENHVYVSVGHQQMMTDPIKPLGISVWMLTGATPMFKTGGGRLFVDITMGLASPDGRQNLLDVLGHSDPLIKDALITIIERGDFIKLDPSDKSEPGPVKSHKGMSSADILAEAGNDPAIVVDLIKSSETSLSALKHNTQTKSGLDVLDCILEDMQQRRQRASDLKNLSVIMSAIHASAWINEKMDEWLGEKNVADTLSLSVPNNVTSEMGMELLDVADVIRPYPKIIEYLQQVKDDNFLEELVQFEGGQQVRDVITAYLDKYGMRCAGEIDITRTRWSEKPNILVPMILSNIKNLEPGASKRKFEQGRQEAMKKEQDLLARLKQLPDGEQKAEETKQMIDQIRNFIGYREYPKYDIVSRYFIYKQALLKEAERLVQANVLHEKEDIYYLAFEELQETIRTNKLDYQVIDKRKDEYRLYEKLTPPRVITSDGEIITGQYKRENIPAKAIVGLAVSSGVVEGRARVLLNIEGADLEDGDILVTAFTDPSWTPLFLSIKGLVTEVGGLMTHGAVIAREYGLPAVVGVENATKSIKDGQRIRVHGTEGYIEFL, from the coding sequence ATGAATTCACTGGTTCTCGATTTTCAAGAAATGGATAACACTCAGCTTTTGCTTGTTGGTGGAAAAGGATTGCACTTAGGGGCATTAACCAAAATGGAAGGAATACAAGTGCCAGAAGGGTTTTGTGTTACAACATTGGGATATCAAAAAGCCATCGAACAAAACGAAATAGTTCATGCTTTTCTGGATCAGCTAGCTACGCTTAAAGTAGAAGATCGAGAACAAATTGATGATATCAGCAAGAAGATTCGACAGGCCATTATGGAAGTAGCCATTCCTTCTGATGTTGTGAAAGCAGTTGCTCACTATCTCTCCCAGTTTGGTGATGAATATGCTTATGCCGTACGTTCTAGTGCGACTGCTGAGGATTTGCCGCATGCTTCTTTTGCTGGTCAACAAGATACCTATTTAAATATTATCGGCAAAGAATCCATCCTGGAGCATATCCGCAAATGTTGGGCTTCTTTATTTACGGAACGCGCGGTAATTTACCGAATGCTGAATGGATTTGATCACAGCCAAGTTTATTTATCTGTCATCGTTCAAAGGATGGTGTTCCCACAAGCTTCAGGGATTTTATTTACCGCTGATCCCATCAATGGCAACCGAAAGCTGCTCTCTATCGATGCAAGTTTCGGACTTGGAGAAGCGCTGGTCTCCGGCTTGGTATCTGCCGATTGTTATCAAGTACAGAATGGGGTAATCGTCAGCAAGAGGATAGAAACCAAAAAAATGGCTATTTATGGACGGAAAGAAGGCGGAACAGAGACCAAGCAGCTCAATCCTGATCAGCAAAAAACGCAAACCCTTACGGATCAACAAATTTTACAACTGGCACGCATTGGAAGACAGATCGAAGAACATTTCGGCTGCCCCCAAGACATCGAATGGTGTTTGGCTGATGATATATTTTATATTGTCCAGAGCCGGCCGATCACCACTTTATATCCCATACCTGAAGCAAATGACCAGGAGAATCACGTGTATGTATCTGTCGGCCATCAGCAAATGATGACTGATCCTATTAAACCACTGGGAATATCTGTTTGGATGTTAACAGGTGCCACACCCATGTTTAAAACTGGTGGTGGAAGGCTGTTTGTGGATATCACGATGGGTCTGGCTTCACCAGATGGCAGGCAAAATTTATTGGATGTTTTAGGACACTCCGATCCGCTCATAAAAGACGCGCTTATTACCATCATAGAGCGGGGAGATTTCATAAAATTGGACCCATCTGACAAAAGCGAACCGGGACCCGTTAAAAGCCATAAGGGTATGTCGTCTGCGGATATTCTGGCAGAAGCAGGAAACGACCCGGCAATTGTTGTCGATTTGATTAAGAGTAGTGAGACATCGTTATCAGCGTTAAAACATAACACCCAAACGAAATCAGGATTGGATGTATTAGATTGTATCCTGGAAGATATGCAGCAACGGAGGCAGCGTGCGTCAGATCTGAAAAACTTGAGTGTGATTATGTCCGCCATCCATGCTTCAGCATGGATCAATGAAAAAATGGATGAATGGTTAGGTGAAAAAAACGTAGCAGACACACTTTCCTTATCTGTACCTAACAACGTCACTTCTGAAATGGGTATGGAGCTATTGGATGTTGCAGATGTGATTCGTCCCTACCCGAAAATAATTGAGTATTTACAACAGGTAAAGGATGATAACTTTTTAGAAGAACTGGTTCAATTCGAAGGTGGACAGCAGGTGCGTGATGTTATTACTGCTTATCTCGACAAATATGGAATGCGATGTGCCGGGGAGATCGATATTACAAGAACACGCTGGAGTGAAAAACCAAATATATTGGTACCTATGATCCTCAGTAACATCAAAAACCTTGAGCCTGGCGCCAGTAAACGAAAATTTGAGCAAGGGCGACAGGAGGCAATGAAAAAAGAACAGGATTTATTAGCCCGATTGAAACAATTACCGGATGGTGAACAAAAAGCCGAAGAGACAAAACAAATGATCGACCAGATCCGGAATTTCATCGGTTATCGTGAATATCCGAAATACGACATTGTTAGTCGCTACTTCATTTATAAACAGGCTTTACTAAAGGAAGCGGAACGACTCGTACAAGCCAACGTTCTTCATGAAAAAGAAGATATTTACTATCTCGCTTTTGAAGAATTGCAGGAAACCATACGCACAAATAAACTGGATTACCAGGTCATCGACAAACGCAAAGACGAGTATAGATTATATGAAAAACTAACTCCGCCACGTGTTATCACGTCTGATGGCGAAATCATTACGGGTCAGTACAAACGAGAAAATATCCCCGCTAAAGCTATTGTAGGCCTCGCTGTTTCTTCGGGTGTTGTAGAGGGGCGGGCACGTGTGCTCCTGAATATAGAAGGGGCTGATCTGGAAGATGGCGATATACTAGTCACCGCCTTTACTGATCCCAGCTGGACTCCATTGTTTTTATCCATAAAAGGGTTGGTTACGGAGGTGGGCGGACTGATGACCCACGGAGCCGTTATCGCACGTGAATATGGCTTGCCAGCCGTTGTCGGAGTGGAGAATGCGACCAAATCGATAAAAGATGGGCAACGAATTCGCGTGCATGGAACAGAAGGGTATATCGAATTTTTGTAA
- a CDS encoding carbohydrate ABC transporter permease, which translates to MSYSVSQKNRIGGLVIYAIVILLALICLLPLWNIVAISFSSSEAVSANAVGLVPVNFTTAAYTKIIDDAQFWRSFGISVLRVVLTLLLNMILIVLMAYPLSKSKREFKGRNIYMNVMIFAMLFSGGMIPSYLLIKNLDMLNTIWSLVLPGAVPIFSVILVMNFFSAVPKALEEAAFIDGASPLQVLFKVYVPVSIPALATVALFSIVGTWNDFFSGLIYMTQVSNYPLMTYIQSLNVNIAELLQSGTNSAQLSNLTEISNKNLNAAKIVVAVIPLLLIYPLLQKYFVTGIVVGSVKE; encoded by the coding sequence GTGTCGTATTCTGTAAGCCAAAAAAATCGAATTGGCGGGTTAGTCATCTATGCCATCGTCATATTGCTGGCATTGATCTGCCTACTTCCATTATGGAATATCGTTGCGATTTCATTTAGCAGCAGTGAGGCCGTGTCAGCTAATGCTGTAGGTCTCGTACCGGTCAATTTTACAACCGCAGCGTATACGAAAATTATCGATGATGCTCAGTTCTGGCGTTCCTTTGGCATATCTGTTCTACGTGTTGTGCTTACACTTCTTCTCAACATGATTCTAATTGTTCTAATGGCATACCCGCTCTCCAAGTCAAAAAGAGAATTTAAGGGCAGAAACATTTATATGAACGTCATGATTTTTGCCATGCTGTTCAGCGGTGGGATGATCCCGAGTTATCTATTGATCAAAAACCTCGATATGCTCAATACAATTTGGTCGCTTGTTCTACCAGGAGCTGTCCCTATATTCAGTGTCATCCTTGTCATGAACTTCTTCTCTGCTGTACCTAAGGCCCTAGAGGAAGCAGCATTCATCGATGGGGCAAGTCCGTTGCAGGTCCTGTTCAAAGTGTATGTTCCCGTGTCCATCCCTGCGCTGGCGACGGTAGCACTATTCAGTATCGTGGGAACGTGGAATGATTTCTTCAGCGGTTTGATCTATATGACTCAAGTCAGCAACTATCCGCTCATGACGTATATTCAGTCCCTTAACGTGAATATTGCGGAACTTCTTCAATCCGGCACCAACTCAGCACAACTTAGCAACTTGACTGAAATTTCAAATAAAAATCTAAATGCGGCAAAAATCGTAGTCGCTGTCATCCCGCTACTGCTGATTTATCCGTTACTTCAAAAATATTTTGTGACTGGAATTGTTGTAGGATCGGTAAAAGAGTAA
- a CDS encoding ABC transporter permease gives MKQGNDKAKIRFGTGAIYHLMMLPGILFLLVFSYVPMVGVITAFQDYIPAKGMLGSKFVGLKHFIYMFKLPDIAQVFSNTLVIAIAKILLGTLMAIIFSILLNEIRIKFVKKSVQTIVYLPHFLSWVVLASVVVNMFSLDGIVNQILAFFGLENINFLGSNTWFQPLIIGTDVWKEFGYSSIVYLAAITSIDPGLYEAAGMDGASWWRKVWHITLPGMLPIILLMGVMSLTNILSAGFDQIYNLYNPVVYESGDILDTYVYRIGLVGRQYSFGTAVGLFKSVIGIVLLLSANQLAKKYTDRKIF, from the coding sequence ATGAAACAGGGAAACGATAAAGCAAAAATCCGGTTCGGCACGGGTGCCATATATCATCTGATGATGCTTCCGGGTATTTTATTTTTGCTGGTATTCAGCTATGTTCCGATGGTCGGTGTCATTACGGCGTTTCAGGATTATATACCAGCCAAGGGAATGTTAGGCTCCAAATTTGTAGGGCTGAAGCACTTTATTTATATGTTTAAGCTGCCGGACATCGCACAGGTTTTTAGTAATACGTTGGTGATTGCCATTGCCAAGATTCTATTGGGAACACTGATGGCTATCATTTTTTCCATTTTGTTAAATGAGATCCGCATCAAATTCGTTAAAAAATCCGTGCAGACAATCGTTTATCTGCCACACTTTCTATCCTGGGTAGTTCTAGCATCCGTGGTTGTTAACATGTTCAGTTTGGATGGGATTGTGAATCAAATTTTGGCTTTTTTCGGTCTGGAGAATATTAATTTTCTCGGCAGCAACACCTGGTTCCAGCCGCTGATTATTGGGACAGACGTGTGGAAGGAATTCGGTTACAGTTCCATCGTCTATTTGGCTGCAATTACTTCGATTGATCCGGGTCTGTATGAAGCGGCAGGAATGGATGGAGCCAGCTGGTGGAGAAAAGTATGGCATATTACGTTGCCAGGCATGCTGCCTATTATCCTGCTCATGGGAGTGATGAGTCTGACCAATATTTTGAGTGCCGGCTTCGATCAAATTTATAATCTGTATAACCCAGTTGTCTATGAATCGGGAGATATTCTGGATACTTATGTATATCGGATTGGACTCGTTGGGCGACAGTATAGCTTCGGTACGGCTGTTGGCCTGTTCAAGTCAGTGATTGGTATTGTTTTGCTATTGTCCGCCAACCAATTAGCCAAAAAATACACCGACCGAAAAATATTTTAA